A genomic region of Phragmites australis chromosome 2, lpPhrAust1.1, whole genome shotgun sequence contains the following coding sequences:
- the LOC133905992 gene encoding flavonoid 3'-monooxygenase CYP75B3: MDVPLPVLLGSLAMSVAVWFLLFRRGGGAAGKRPLPPGPRGWPVLGNLPQLGAKPHHTTCALAREYGPLFRLRFGSAEVVVAASAGVAAQFLRAHDANFSNRPPNSGAEHVAYNYQDLVFAPYGARWRALRKLCALHLFSAKAIDDLRAVREGEVALMVRELARRGAPSVALGQVANVCATNTLARATVGRRVFAVDGGEGAREFKEMVVELMQLAGVFNVGDFVPALAWLDPQGVVGKMKRLHRRYDDMMNGIIRERKATEEGKDLLSVLLARMREQQPLTEGEDSRITETDIKALLLNLFTAGTDTTSSTVEWALAELIRHPDVLKKAQQELDAVVGRDRLVSETDLPRLTYLTAVIKETFRLHPSTPLSLPRVAGEECEVNGFRIPRGTTLLVNVWAIARDPAAWPEPLEFRPARFLPGVPHAAVDVKGSDFELIPFGAGRRICAGLSWGLRMVTLMTATLVHALDWDLADGVTADKLDMEEAYGLTLQRAVPLMVRPVPRLLPSAYGVE; the protein is encoded by the exons CGCTGCCGCCCGGGCCGCGGGGCTGGCCGGTGCTGGGCAACCTGCCGCAGCTCGGCGCCAAGCCGCACCACACCACGTGCGCGCTGGCGCGGGAGTACGGCCCACTGTTCCGGCTCCGGTTCGGCAGCGCCGAGGTGGTGGTGGCCGCGTCGGCGGGCGTGGCGGCCCAGTTCCTGCGCGCCCACGACGCCAACTTCAGCAACCGCCCGCCCAACTCCGGCGCCGAGCATGTGGCATACAACTACCAGGACCTCGTGTTCGCGCCCTACGGTGCGCGGTGGCGCGCGCTGCGGAAGCTGTGCGCGCTCCACCTCTTCTCCGCCAAGGCGATCGACGACCTCCGCGCCGTCCGGGAGGGCGAGGTCGCACTCATGGTGAGGGAGCTCGCGCGGCGAGGCGCGCCGTCGGTGGCGCTGGGCCAGGTGGCCAACGTCTGCGCGACCAACACGCTGGCCCGGGCCACGGTCGGCCGGCGGGTGTTCGCGGTGGACGGTGGCGAGGGCGCACGGGAGTTCAAGGAGATGGTGGTCGAGCTGATGCAGCTTGCCGGCGTCTTCAACGTCGGGGACTTCGTGCCGGCGCTCGCGTGGCTCGACCCGCAGGGCGTGGTCGGCAAGATGAAGCGGCTGCACCGCCGGTACGACGACATGATGAACGGGATCATCAGGGAGAGGAAGGCCACCGAGGAAGGCAAGGACCTGCTCAGCGTGCTGCTCGCGAGGATGCGGGAGCAGCAGCCGCTGACGGAGGGCGAGGACAGCAGGATCACCGAGACTGACATCAAGGCTCTTCTCCTC AACCTGTTCACGGCCGGGACGGACACGACATCCAGCACGGTGGAGTGGGCGCTGGCCGAGCTGATCCGGCACCCGGACGTCCTCAAGAAGGCCCAGCAGGAGCTCGATGCCGTCGTTGGCCGTGACCGTCTGGTCTCCGAGACGGACCTCCCGCGCCTCACCTACCTGACGGCGGTCATCAAAGAAACGTTCCGGCTGCACCCGTCGACGCCCCTCTCCCTGCCCCGCGTCGCCGGGGAGGAGTGCGAGGTGAACGGCTTCCGCATCCCGCGTGGCACCACGCTGCTGGTGAACGTGTGGGCGATCGCCCGCGACCCGGCCGCGTGGCCCGAGCCGCTGGAGTTCAGGCCCGCCCGGTTCCTCCCCGGCGTGCCGCACGCGGCCGTGGACGTGAAGGGCAGCGACTTCGAGCTGATACCGTTCGGCGCGGGTCGGAGGATCTGCGCGGGCCTCAGCTGGGGCCTGCGGATGGTGACGCTGATGACGGCCACGCTGGTGCACGCGCTCGACTGGGACCTGGCCGACGGCGTCACCGCGGACAAGCTGGACATGGAAGAGGCCTACGGGCTGACGCTGCAGCGCGCCGTGCCGCTCATGGTTCGGCCGGTGCCCAGGCTGCTGCCGTCTGCATATGGAGTCGAGTAG